One Nostoc sp. UHCC 0302 DNA window includes the following coding sequences:
- a CDS encoding zinc-dependent dehydrogenase produces the protein MKAQVFRGVNQLSYEDIPVPTLEPDEVLVQVRVVGLCQSDIKKIRYPLYEPPRIFGHETAGTIAAIGSQVKGWQVGQRIAVMHHIPCMRCTYCMNDNFSMCNVYKNISTTAGFNASGGGFAEYVKVPGHIVENGGLIPIPDHISFEEASFVEPTNCCLKAVKKAQIAPGQTVLVTGAGPIGLMFIMLVKYFGAKAIATDLLPSRIEKALSVGAEAAFDARDPDLPAKIHALTNGVGVDVTLLAVPSDKAFFQAIDCTRKGGKILFFAEFPDELEIPINPNLLYRREIDLMGSYSSSYRLQSLSADIVFNRRIDVEALISDRYPLKDLSAAVEVAIAPTPETYKILIYPQ, from the coding sequence GTGAAAGCACAGGTATTTAGAGGCGTCAATCAACTGTCTTACGAAGATATCCCAGTCCCAACGCTGGAACCAGATGAAGTGCTGGTACAAGTGCGGGTAGTGGGGTTGTGTCAGTCAGATATTAAAAAAATTCGTTATCCTTTGTACGAACCGCCACGCATTTTTGGACATGAAACTGCCGGGACGATCGCAGCAATAGGCTCTCAGGTAAAAGGTTGGCAAGTGGGACAACGGATAGCGGTAATGCACCACATTCCCTGTATGCGTTGCACCTACTGCATGAATGATAATTTTTCAATGTGCAATGTTTACAAAAATATCTCTACCACCGCAGGGTTTAACGCTAGCGGCGGCGGTTTTGCTGAGTATGTCAAAGTTCCCGGTCATATCGTGGAAAATGGTGGGTTAATTCCCATCCCTGATCATATCAGTTTTGAAGAAGCGAGTTTTGTCGAACCAACAAACTGCTGCTTGAAGGCAGTCAAAAAAGCTCAAATTGCTCCTGGACAAACTGTATTAGTCACTGGAGCAGGGCCAATTGGGTTAATGTTTATCATGTTGGTAAAGTATTTTGGAGCTAAAGCGATCGCTACCGATTTACTGCCCTCTAGAATTGAAAAAGCCTTGAGTGTCGGGGCAGAGGCGGCTTTTGATGCTCGTGATCCCGATTTACCAGCCAAAATTCATGCCCTGACTAATGGAGTGGGTGTTGATGTTACACTCCTAGCTGTCCCCAGTGATAAAGCTTTCTTTCAAGCGATTGACTGTACCCGTAAAGGCGGCAAAATCTTATTCTTCGCTGAATTCCCCGATGAATTGGAAATTCCCATCAATCCCAATCTTCTCTATCGCCGAGAAATTGACTTAATGGGCAGCTATAGTTCATCCTATCGCCTTCAAAGCCTCTCAGCGGATATCGTGTTTAATCGGCGGATTGATGTAGAAGCGTTAATTAGCGATCGCTATCCATTAAAAGATTTATCAGCAGCAGTGGAAGTTGCGATCGCACCGACACCGGAAACTTACAAAATCTTAATTTATCCCCAATAA
- a CDS encoding methyltransferase domain-containing protein translates to MPDTLTKLTYQTFQQSKSFFSLAHKTVSLQLRSFLYPTLNQKSKPIPNEVLLKFQERLNQLLEIDWQDAENGIYPKSLLFENSWEDFFRYYPLVLLDLPQIWERANQEKYQDFSPEIETDGYPSYYVQNFHHQSGGYLSDLSASLYDLQVELLFNGTADLMRRRILAPLKKGLKTFESVSPRQVRILDVACGTGRTLKLIRAALPQASLFGTDLSPTYLCKANELLSQISGVLPQLLQANAEELPYLDNYFHAVTSVFLFHELPASVRQLVIEQCFRVTKPGGVFIICDSVQLSDSLEMKPMMDAFPENFHEPYYRHYITDNLVERLEKAGFVNIEIQIHFASKYFIAHKPV, encoded by the coding sequence ATGCCTGATACTCTCACTAAACTGACCTATCAGACCTTTCAACAAAGCAAGAGTTTCTTTAGTCTGGCTCATAAAACGGTAAGTTTACAGTTAAGGAGCTTCTTATATCCCACCCTAAATCAGAAAAGCAAACCTATTCCCAACGAGGTTTTACTCAAATTTCAAGAACGATTGAATCAACTGCTAGAAATAGACTGGCAAGATGCCGAAAACGGTATTTACCCCAAAAGCTTACTGTTTGAAAACTCTTGGGAAGATTTTTTTCGCTACTATCCGCTAGTGTTGCTTGATTTACCTCAAATCTGGGAACGGGCTAATCAAGAGAAATATCAAGATTTTTCTCCAGAAATAGAGACTGATGGTTATCCTAGCTACTACGTGCAGAACTTCCATCACCAAAGCGGTGGCTACTTAAGCGACCTTTCAGCCAGCTTATATGATTTACAGGTCGAACTTCTTTTTAATGGAACAGCCGATTTAATGCGGCGGCGTATTCTCGCTCCCTTGAAGAAAGGGTTGAAAACTTTTGAGTCTGTTTCACCACGGCAAGTCCGCATTTTGGATGTAGCTTGTGGAACTGGGCGGACATTGAAACTGATTCGGGCTGCTCTACCTCAAGCATCATTATTTGGAACGGATCTTTCGCCAACTTATTTATGTAAGGCAAATGAGCTACTATCTCAAATTTCAGGGGTATTGCCACAACTTTTACAAGCAAATGCTGAAGAGTTACCTTATTTAGATAACTATTTTCATGCTGTAACTTCTGTATTTCTCTTTCATGAGTTACCAGCGTCAGTACGCCAACTAGTGATTGAGCAATGCTTCCGGGTGACAAAACCAGGGGGAGTGTTTATTATATGTGACTCAGTTCAGTTGAGTGATTCATTGGAGATGAAGCCTATGATGGACGCTTTCCCTGAAAATTTCCATGAACCTTACTACAGGCATTATATTACTGATAACTTGGTAGAACGTTTAGAGAAAGCAGGTTTTGTGAATATTGAAATACAAATCCATTTTGCAAGCAAATATTTTATTGCTCATAAACCAGTTTAA
- a CDS encoding inorganic phosphate transporter — protein sequence MLVTLIAVAVLAFYVAFNLGANDVANAMGTSVGSKAVTLKQALIIAGVLEFTGAVLFGHEVTQTLATKIANPALFAATPQTLVIGMTTVLLASGVWLQIATSRGLPVSSSHAVVGAIAGFSWVALGAGAIDWSSIGLITIGWILTPIMSGAIAALFYSQIKRWILEQPNPLVQLQEWIPWLSTLLLGVFGVIVLPSLTQPLTNILIEQVGFKIPAYDIPLLTGTVAAVGLTIISWQQLEEMGRGEDKDNRSKKSPISNTKSLLPNPVERLFARFQLLSACFVAFAHGSNDVGNAIAPLAAIVYINRTGSVPTDNIIIPLWILILGGVGIVSGLAIWGKKVIATIGESIIFLQPSSGFCAELATATTILLASRLGLPVSTSHALVGGVVGVGLVQNIKSIQFKTLKGIAAAWLITVPLSAILSATFFKIAQVFFL from the coding sequence ATGCTTGTTACCCTAATTGCAGTCGCCGTACTAGCTTTCTATGTAGCTTTCAACCTCGGAGCAAACGATGTTGCTAATGCAATGGGAACCTCTGTAGGTTCCAAAGCTGTTACTTTGAAACAAGCGCTAATTATTGCTGGAGTGTTGGAGTTTACGGGTGCTGTATTGTTTGGGCATGAGGTAACCCAAACCCTAGCGACAAAAATTGCTAATCCTGCATTATTCGCCGCTACGCCCCAAACATTAGTTATCGGGATGACAACTGTCCTACTAGCGAGTGGGGTGTGGTTGCAAATTGCCACCTCACGCGGTTTGCCTGTATCCTCATCTCATGCAGTTGTAGGTGCGATCGCTGGATTTAGTTGGGTAGCTTTGGGAGCCGGTGCAATTGATTGGTCATCAATTGGTTTAATTACCATTGGCTGGATTTTAACGCCGATTATGAGTGGTGCGATCGCTGCTTTATTTTACAGTCAAATCAAGCGTTGGATTTTAGAGCAACCAAATCCATTAGTGCAGTTACAAGAGTGGATTCCTTGGTTGAGTACTTTACTACTGGGAGTCTTCGGCGTGATTGTACTACCCTCGCTGACTCAACCTCTAACTAATATTTTGATTGAGCAAGTTGGTTTCAAAATCCCTGCCTACGACATACCACTGTTAACAGGTACAGTCGCAGCAGTTGGACTCACTATTATTAGTTGGCAACAGTTGGAGGAAATGGGGAGAGGGGAGGATAAGGATAACAGGAGTAAGAAATCCCCAATCTCCAATACCAAGTCCCTACTCCCCAATCCTGTTGAACGCTTATTTGCGCGATTCCAACTTCTAAGTGCTTGCTTTGTCGCCTTTGCTCATGGTTCTAATGATGTTGGAAATGCGATCGCTCCTCTAGCTGCGATCGTCTACATCAATCGTACTGGTAGCGTACCCACAGATAACATTATTATCCCCCTTTGGATTTTAATCCTCGGCGGTGTTGGTATTGTTAGTGGTTTAGCAATTTGGGGTAAAAAAGTCATTGCCACGATTGGCGAAAGCATCATTTTTTTGCAACCTAGCAGTGGATTTTGTGCCGAACTTGCTACCGCTACCACCATCCTACTAGCCTCGCGACTAGGTTTACCTGTTTCCACCTCTCATGCTCTTGTCGGCGGTGTAGTTGGAGTTGGGCTAGTGCAAAACATCAAATCGATTCAGTTTAAAACTCTCAAAGGCATCGCCGCTGCATGGCTAATCACCGTGCCGTTGAGTGCTATCCTCAGTGCTACGTTCTTTAAAATTGCCCAGGTTTTCTTTCTCTAA
- a CDS encoding IS630 family transposase (programmed frameshift) has product MGARLRVFLTPEQDQTLLNLRKQDVPQKVKDRAEIIRLNAHGWYVEKIADHFDCHKKTVTKVLHQWQKLGTEGLWESPGRGGKPKWLEDDMIFLEECLRNEPRTYNSSQLALKLKTERNVEMSADRLRRVLKKGVDWKRTRKSHKGKQDPVARANKQADLDMLELAAATGEIDLKYLDESGFCMWSEPSYTYYFRGEQKRLEQTKRRGRRLSIIGLLQPLISFVYGLVIGGVDRKSYIEMMEKEAKQAQETGRISVIVQDNGPIHRCQEVQQLWKKWESQGLYIFFLPKYCSEMNPIELEWQHLKKDELSGQAFDDELDLAYAVINGVQARGKKNNHNTHRVKFSSRLST; this is encoded by the exons ATGGGTGCGCGTTTAAGGGTATTTCTGACTCCTGAGCAAGACCAAACTTTACTAAATCTGAGAAAACAGGATGTACCACAGAAAGTCAAAGACAGGGCGGAAATAATCAGGCTAAATGCACATGGTTGGTATGTAGAGAAGATAGCAGATCACTTTGATTGTCACAAAAAAACAGTCACAAAAGTTTTGCATCAATGGCAAAAACTGGGCACAGAAGGGCTTTGGGAATCTCCTGGGCGAGGGGGGAAACCAAAGTGGCTTGAGGATGACATGATATTTTTAGAAGAATGCCTCAGAAACGAGCCACGCACATACAATAGTTCTCAGTTAGCTTTGAAGTTGAAAACAGAACGCAACGTTGAGATGAGTGCCGACAGATTAAGACGGGTACTC AAAAAGGGGGTCGATTGGAAACGGACAAGGAAAAGCCATAAAGGAAAACAAGACCCAGTAGCACGAGCAAACAAGCAAGCAGACCTAGACATGTTGGAATTAGCTGCTGCCACTGGTGAAATAGACCTGAAATACCTAGACGAGTCAGGGTTCTGTATGTGGAGCGAACCTAGTTATACATATTACTTTAGAGGTGAGCAAAAACGGTTAGAACAGACTAAACGCCGTGGTCGCAGATTAAGTATTATCGGGCTTCTCCAACCTTTAATCAGTTTTGTTTACGGTTTAGTTATCGGTGGTGTTGACCGTAAATCTTATATAGAAATGATGGAGAAAGAAGCCAAACAAGCCCAAGAAACTGGACGTATCAGCGTGATTGTGCAAGATAACGGGCCAATACATCGCTGCCAAGAAGTTCAACAATTGTGGAAAAAATGGGAAAGTCAGGGTTTGTACATCTTTTTTCTCCCGAAATATTGCTCAGAAATGAATCCAATTGAATTGGAATGGCAACATCTCAAGAAAGATGAGTTATCCGGGCAAGCATTTGATGATGAGCTAGATCTCGCTTACGCCGTCATCAATGGTGTTCAAGCTAGAGGAAAAAAAAACAATCACAACACACATCGTGTAAAATTTAGCTCTAGATTATCAACTTAA
- a CDS encoding FAD-dependent oxidoreductase, producing the protein MVNQIYKVEVLVVGGGTGGTAAAIQAARRGAKTILVSEFSWLGGMLTSAGVSAPDGNELVAFQTGLWGAFLQELRHRQPGGLDNSWVSFFSYDPRIGAKIFADWVHELPNLHWIYGQVPLEVYRQGNSITGVRFADFTITAKIILDGTELGDLLALAEIPYRWGWELQSEWGEPSAPVTFNSLTKQYPVQAPTWVVIMQDFGEAVAPEIPVAPNYNPSLFAGAWDGYGAETFLNYGRLPGGLLMINWPICGNDYGVGVERLIESDLTKCEFLQESRWHSQNFAHFIQNQLGHRYGLAEQLFPHAPTAFALHPYYRESRRLVGQSYIKEQDILPVPEGRVADIFNDAIAIGNYANDHHYPGIDFPLQPKSIRWGGRWTGTPFTIPYSCLIPTATDGFLVCEKNISVSHIANGGTRLQPVVMGIGQAAGMAAAMCVELNCQPRDLPVKALQTALLQDNRSPAAIIPLFNLPPNRSDWLHWQLYYLNNPQAYPASGDCPCPSEDRYDYSAIDKVSINESDCFKGIFHRLDNQDYQLAVTAPVEKQGQFWQLVTLRSHIDEQLQACPHEQLITVWGRQNHVGNWLLVEKLDVG; encoded by the coding sequence ATGGTTAATCAGATATATAAAGTTGAAGTCTTAGTTGTCGGCGGAGGAACCGGAGGTACTGCGGCTGCTATCCAAGCGGCACGACGGGGAGCCAAAACTATTCTCGTGAGTGAATTTTCCTGGTTGGGGGGAATGCTGACTTCGGCAGGGGTGTCTGCACCCGATGGTAATGAATTAGTCGCTTTTCAAACGGGGTTATGGGGTGCATTTTTACAGGAATTGCGACACCGACAGCCAGGGGGATTAGATAATAGCTGGGTCAGCTTTTTTAGTTACGATCCTCGTATTGGGGCAAAAATTTTTGCAGACTGGGTGCATGAGTTACCAAATCTGCACTGGATTTATGGACAAGTGCCTCTGGAAGTTTATCGGCAAGGTAATTCTATTACTGGTGTTCGTTTTGCTGATTTTACTATTACAGCCAAGATTATTCTTGACGGCACAGAATTAGGAGATTTATTGGCTCTAGCAGAGATACCTTATCGCTGGGGTTGGGAATTGCAATCAGAATGGGGAGAACCTAGCGCACCAGTTACTTTTAACTCTTTGACTAAACAATATCCAGTGCAAGCGCCCACTTGGGTAGTGATTATGCAAGACTTTGGTGAAGCCGTCGCCCCAGAAATCCCAGTTGCCCCCAACTATAATCCATCACTGTTTGCAGGTGCTTGGGATGGTTATGGTGCAGAGACATTTTTGAATTACGGACGTTTGCCTGGGGGCTTATTAATGATTAATTGGCCAATCTGTGGCAATGACTACGGTGTAGGAGTAGAGCGTCTGATAGAGTCAGATCTAACCAAATGTGAATTCCTCCAAGAATCTCGCTGGCACAGCCAAAATTTTGCCCATTTTATCCAAAATCAGCTTGGACATCGCTATGGTTTGGCAGAACAATTGTTTCCACATGCTCCTACAGCTTTTGCGCTACATCCCTACTATCGGGAAAGCCGCCGCCTAGTGGGACAAAGCTATATCAAAGAACAAGATATTTTGCCAGTACCAGAAGGTAGAGTTGCAGACATATTTAATGATGCAATCGCCATAGGTAACTACGCTAATGATCACCATTATCCTGGGATAGATTTTCCACTACAACCTAAATCTATCCGTTGGGGGGGACGTTGGACTGGAACTCCTTTTACCATTCCCTACAGTTGTCTAATTCCAACTGCTACAGATGGGTTTTTAGTCTGTGAAAAGAATATTTCTGTGTCACATATTGCTAATGGGGGTACCAGACTACAACCTGTGGTGATGGGCATTGGACAAGCAGCAGGAATGGCAGCTGCAATGTGCGTTGAGTTGAACTGTCAGCCAAGGGATTTACCTGTGAAGGCGCTGCAAACAGCTTTATTGCAAGATAATCGTTCTCCTGCGGCAATCATTCCTTTATTTAATCTTCCACCCAATCGTTCGGATTGGTTGCACTGGCAACTGTATTACTTAAATAACCCCCAAGCCTATCCAGCTAGTGGTGATTGCCCTTGTCCATCCGAGGATAGATACGATTATTCTGCTATCGACAAGGTATCAATAAACGAAAGTGACTGTTTCAAAGGCATTTTTCACCGCTTGGATAACCAGGATTATCAATTAGCTGTTACTGCACCCGTGGAAAAGCAAGGGCAATTTTGGCAACTTGTGACTCTGCGATCGCATATTGATGAACAACTGCAAGCTTGTCCCCATGAACAATTAATCACAGTTTGGGGTCGTCAGAATCACGTCGGTAACTGGTTACTAGTTGAAAAACTCGATGTAGGATAA